From the genome of Streptacidiphilus sp. PB12-B1b:
GGAGGGCTCGGGCGCGGCAGGCGCGCCGCGCCGAACGGATGACATGCGGGCGGACGCTGAGGGGCCGCTGTGGGCGCTGTGGGGCCGCGAGGGAATGTCCGCCCGGTGCGCCCGCGTTAGTGCGGTGATGAGCGGTTCGTCCCGCAATACCCGTCCTTCCCGTTCCCCGGCCCCCGGGCCCGAGCGCGCCCGGGAGCTGCTGCTGGCCGAGCGCGCCGGAGCGAGCGCGCAGATCGCCGTGCTGAGCCGCGACTACGACGGCATCGTCGAGGCGAACGCGCTGGTGGCCAACGACGACGAACACGATCCGGAGGGATCGAGCACCGCCTTCGAGCGCGCCCATGTGGCCGCGCTGCTGGCCCGCGCCGAGGAGCAGCTGGGCGAGGTGGACCGCGCCCTGGAGCGGCTGGCGAGCGGCGGGTACGGGCGCTGCGAGCGCTGCGGCGAGCCGATCCCCGCGGAACGCCTGGAGGCCCGCCCGGCGGCGCGCACCTGCGTGCCCTGCAGCTGACGGCACGGCTGCGGGGCGGCCCTGCCGTGCACCCCGGGCGTCCGCAGGGTTCCGCCGATCCGCCCGGCATGGGCGCGCGGATCAGGGACAGGCGACCCGTGGGGAGGCTTCCGGCCTCCGATCGGCTGACAGAGAAGAGGGTGTTTCCGTGGAGAACGGCATGTGGGGCTACCAGGACAACGCGGGCTACCAGGCGGGCACCGACCTGACCGGCTTCAAGGTCGAGGCCACCGACGGCCACATCGGCAAGGTCGACAAGTACTCCGAGGACGTCGGCGCCGGGTACATCGTCGTGGACACCGGCGTGTGGATCTTCGGCAAGCAGGTGCTGCTCCCGGCCGGAACCATCACCCTGATCGACACCGTCAACGAGACCATCCAGGTCGGCCGCACCAAGGAGGAGATCAAGAACTCCCCCGAGTTCGACAAGGAGAAGCACGTCGCCGACCCGACCTACCACGAGCAGGTCGGCACCTACTACGGCATCGCCGGCATGCACTGACCTGCCGGGCCGGGCGACCGGCGCCAGGGGCCGCCTCCGCGCAGCGCGCGGA
Proteins encoded in this window:
- a CDS encoding TraR/DksA C4-type zinc finger protein, with the protein product MSGSSRNTRPSRSPAPGPERARELLLAERAGASAQIAVLSRDYDGIVEANALVANDDEHDPEGSSTAFERAHVAALLARAEEQLGEVDRALERLASGGYGRCERCGEPIPAERLEARPAARTCVPCS
- a CDS encoding PRC-barrel domain containing protein gives rise to the protein MENGMWGYQDNAGYQAGTDLTGFKVEATDGHIGKVDKYSEDVGAGYIVVDTGVWIFGKQVLLPAGTITLIDTVNETIQVGRTKEEIKNSPEFDKEKHVADPTYHEQVGTYYGIAGMH